A single window of Streptomyces griseoviridis DNA harbors:
- the arfB gene encoding alternative ribosome rescue aminoacyl-tRNA hydrolase ArfB, with the protein MSGPYVIRGSVSLPEAELTWSFSRSSGPGGQHVNTSDSKAELRFDLAATEALPDVWKQRALAHLAGRLVDGVVVVRSSEHRSQWRNREAALVRLAALLAEATAPPPKPRRATRIPRGINERRLRQKKQRSDTKRGRSGRDWG; encoded by the coding sequence ATGTCCGGTCCCTATGTCATCCGCGGCTCCGTCTCGCTCCCCGAGGCCGAGCTGACGTGGAGTTTCTCGCGGTCGTCGGGGCCGGGTGGCCAGCACGTCAACACCAGTGACTCGAAGGCCGAGCTGCGTTTCGACCTCGCGGCCACCGAGGCGCTCCCCGACGTCTGGAAGCAGCGCGCGCTGGCGCACCTCGCCGGGCGGCTGGTCGACGGTGTCGTGGTCGTCCGTTCCTCGGAACACCGTTCGCAATGGCGCAATCGCGAAGCCGCCCTCGTCCGCCTCGCGGCCCTGCTCGCCGAGGCCACCGCCCCACCGCCCAAGCCCCGCCGCGCCACCCGCATCCCCCGCGGCATCAACGAACGCCGCCTCCGCCAGAAGAAACAGCGCTCGGACACCAAACGGGGCCGCTCAGGACGCGACTGGGGTTAG
- a CDS encoding GNAT family N-acetyltransferase, producing the protein MTTSGRDRGAPSGPRLEEITPATLDAALAIRVRADQEHAVEPVAHSLAEAYVRPAGVAWPRLIIDDGRPVGFLMAFLDIDWRGDGTLFRSGLWRLNIDAREQGRGYGRFAVAAVADELRRRGTDEMYVTWHPGPEGPEGFYRALGFDRTDETSGGQPVGVLDLTRTPAPTSASAAR; encoded by the coding sequence ATGACGACCAGTGGACGAGACCGGGGGGCGCCGTCCGGGCCCCGCCTGGAGGAGATCACCCCGGCCACCCTCGACGCGGCGCTCGCGATCCGGGTGCGGGCCGACCAGGAGCACGCCGTCGAGCCGGTCGCGCACTCCCTCGCCGAGGCGTACGTGCGCCCGGCGGGCGTCGCGTGGCCCCGCCTGATCATCGACGACGGCCGCCCCGTGGGCTTCCTGATGGCCTTCCTCGACATCGACTGGCGCGGCGACGGCACCCTGTTCCGCTCCGGCCTGTGGCGGCTCAACATCGACGCGCGGGAACAGGGCAGGGGGTACGGCCGGTTCGCGGTCGCCGCCGTCGCGGACGAACTGCGCCGACGCGGCACGGACGAGATGTACGTGACCTGGCACCCGGGTCCCGAAGGCCCCGAGGGCTTCTACCGCGCCCTGGGCTTCGACCGCACGGACGAGACCAGCGGCGGCCAGCCGGTGGGAGTCCTGGACCTGACTCGAACCCCGGCGCCGACCTCGGCCTCCGCCGCCCGCTAA
- the tgmB gene encoding ATP-grasp ribosomal peptide maturase gives MCENSAVLVATEADDPTADMVITELNRRGTPVVRFDPADIGMDLTLSARFGGCAAPVTGELRTPSRAVDLTEVRSVYWRRPVWPAFDGLGEDDARFAAAQVRYGLGGTLHALSGPLWVNHPLRNAEADYKPAQLAVARRLGLAVPPTLVTNDPAEARCFAAAHDQVIYKTLRWTPYRRDGVPVTGWADPVTAAEIDERVRVVPHLFQAVVDKVADLRVLVVGRQVFAVRIESGILDWRRDYSALSYRAVELPGPVERALLAHLDHFGLVSGSFDLAVDREGCPWWLELNPNGQWGWLQEPTGLPMSAAFAELLTQGALS, from the coding sequence GTGTGTGAGAACAGCGCGGTGCTCGTGGCCACCGAGGCGGACGACCCCACCGCCGACATGGTGATCACTGAGCTGAACCGTCGCGGCACCCCGGTGGTCAGGTTCGACCCCGCGGACATCGGCATGGATCTGACACTGTCCGCCCGCTTCGGCGGCTGTGCGGCTCCCGTGACCGGAGAACTCCGTACGCCCTCGAGAGCTGTCGACCTGACCGAAGTCAGATCGGTGTACTGGCGGCGCCCGGTATGGCCCGCGTTCGACGGCCTCGGCGAGGACGACGCTCGCTTCGCGGCGGCGCAGGTCCGCTACGGGCTGGGCGGCACTCTGCACGCCCTGTCCGGGCCGCTCTGGGTCAACCACCCGCTCAGGAACGCCGAGGCGGACTACAAGCCCGCCCAGCTCGCCGTCGCGCGGCGCCTCGGACTCGCCGTACCTCCCACCCTGGTGACGAACGATCCGGCCGAGGCACGGTGCTTCGCCGCCGCCCACGACCAGGTGATCTACAAGACGCTGCGCTGGACGCCCTACCGGCGCGACGGCGTCCCCGTTACGGGCTGGGCCGACCCGGTCACCGCAGCCGAGATCGACGAACGGGTGCGCGTGGTACCGCACTTGTTCCAGGCCGTCGTCGACAAGGTCGCGGACCTCCGGGTGCTGGTGGTGGGCCGACAGGTCTTCGCGGTACGGATCGAGTCCGGGATCCTGGACTGGCGCAGGGACTACTCGGCCCTCTCCTACCGGGCGGTCGAGCTGCCCGGTCCGGTGGAGCGGGCTCTCCTCGCCCACCTGGACCACTTCGGGCTGGTCTCGGGAAGCTTCGATCTCGCCGTGGACAGGGAGGGCTGTCCGTGGTGGTTGGAACTGAACCCGAACGGTCAGTGGGGATGGCTCCAGGAGCCGACCGGCCTTCCGATGTCCGCCGCCTTCGCCGAACTGCTGACGCAAGGAGCCCTGTCATGA
- a CDS encoding TerD family protein, with translation MAVSLSKGGNVSLTKEAPGLTAVTVGLGWDVRTTTGTDFDLDASAIAVNTQGKVYSDGHFVFFNNKQTPDSTIVHTGDNRTGEGDGDDEAINVNLAGLPADIDKIVFPVSIYDAENRSQNFGQVRNAYIRIVNQAGGAEIARYDLSEDAATETAMVFGELYRNGAEWKFRAVGQGYASGLVGIAQDFGVNV, from the coding sequence ATGGCTGTAAGCCTGTCCAAGGGTGGCAACGTCTCGCTGACCAAGGAGGCCCCGGGCCTGACCGCCGTCACCGTGGGACTCGGCTGGGACGTCCGCACCACCACCGGCACGGACTTCGACCTCGACGCGTCCGCGATCGCGGTCAACACGCAGGGCAAGGTCTACTCGGACGGTCACTTCGTCTTCTTCAACAACAAGCAGACCCCGGACAGCACGATCGTCCACACCGGTGACAACCGCACGGGTGAGGGCGACGGCGACGACGAGGCGATCAACGTCAACCTGGCGGGCCTCCCCGCCGACATCGACAAGATCGTCTTCCCGGTCTCGATCTACGACGCGGAGAACCGCTCGCAGAACTTCGGCCAGGTCCGCAACGCCTACATCCGCATCGTCAACCAGGCCGGCGGCGCGGAGATCGCCCGCTACGACCTCTCCGAGGACGCGGCCACCGAGACGGCGATGGTCTTCGGCGAGCTGTACCGCAACGGCGCGGAGTGGAAGTTCCGCGCCGTGGGCCAGGGCTACGCCTCGGGCCTGGTGGGCATCGCGCAGGACTTCGGGGTGAACGTCTGA
- a CDS encoding flavin reductase family protein: protein MPDTPPAAFSPSLSAPPHAEGVSNDEFRAAMSRLTAGVVLVTAREQSLDPDDPSAPVGEDVGMTATAFLSVSLDPPLVLVSLRTGSRMDDLLDEQPLWAVSVLADSHRHIAGRFAMKGRLSDRLLFADLPHRRGPLSDAPLVNGALATLECRTHDRVRAGDHTLVIGRVLTAETRPEESGPLAYFKGRYRQLR, encoded by the coding sequence GTGCCCGACACTCCTCCCGCCGCGTTCTCGCCGTCCCTGTCCGCTCCCCCGCATGCTGAGGGGGTGAGCAACGACGAGTTCCGCGCCGCCATGTCCCGGCTGACCGCGGGCGTGGTCCTGGTGACCGCCCGCGAGCAGTCCCTCGACCCCGACGACCCGTCGGCACCGGTCGGCGAGGACGTCGGCATGACGGCGACCGCGTTCCTGTCGGTCTCGCTCGACCCGCCACTGGTCCTGGTCAGCCTGCGCACCGGCTCCCGGATGGACGACCTCCTCGACGAGCAGCCGCTGTGGGCGGTCTCGGTGCTCGCGGACAGCCACCGGCACATCGCGGGCCGGTTCGCGATGAAGGGCCGGCTCAGCGACCGCCTCCTCTTCGCCGACCTCCCGCACCGGCGCGGCCCGCTCTCGGACGCCCCCCTGGTGAACGGCGCCCTCGCCACCCTGGAGTGCCGCACCCACGACCGGGTGAGAGCCGGCGACCACACCCTGGTCATCGGCCGGGTCCTGACAGCCGAGACCCGCCCGGAGGAGAGCGGCCCACTGGCGTACTTCAAGGGCCGGTACCGGCAGTTGCGGTGA
- the cdgB gene encoding diguanylate cyclase CdgB gives METESEPYVRLATLRQLHQVMADMNTARSLADTLQTVADGVVGGLGYELACVNLVRQDGDLVVAAFAGNPAAEALITGRVGSRASWERRLGMGEHWGDLVFIPHTEGWVLDDDDVPQWYTDGPAPRFEDEWHPSDRLFAPMRTTSGSGGELIGVLSVDRPRNGRKPGAWGREALQMYAFQAAIAISNARLRANMQRALVRLEREQQALRASEESFRQAFEYAPSGMAIAEMGGDQHGRILRTNDALCRLLGRPASAMRRYAFSDLVHPEDIGTLLRTSAEGGRAELRLGRRDGTYVWVSLRNSVVADAADGPRFLLTHVEDIEERKRRELQLAHRASHDSLTGLPNSAELRARLAARLCNRSAQAAEVESIDAAYGHPGYDAGGHGFDFRPGSEMYEGHDHHEHTVAPEDDRDDGAKGLAVLFCDLDGFKSINDRFGHNAGDAVLIEVARRLSAAVRDGDTVARLGGDEFVVLADGLGRADAQDLAVRLRNEIIQPVRVDGRAMRVGASFGIGWAHCGMTADEVLKSADERMYVEKRSRPKQHRRAG, from the coding sequence ATGGAGACCGAGTCGGAGCCTTACGTCCGCCTGGCGACCCTGCGGCAACTGCACCAGGTGATGGCGGACATGAACACGGCCCGCAGCCTGGCCGACACGCTCCAGACCGTCGCCGACGGCGTCGTGGGCGGCCTCGGCTACGAACTGGCCTGCGTCAACCTGGTCCGCCAGGACGGCGACCTGGTCGTCGCCGCGTTCGCCGGGAACCCGGCCGCCGAGGCGCTCATCACCGGCCGCGTCGGCTCCCGCGCCTCCTGGGAACGCCGTCTCGGCATGGGCGAGCACTGGGGCGACCTGGTGTTCATACCGCACACCGAGGGCTGGGTCCTCGACGACGACGACGTGCCGCAGTGGTACACCGACGGCCCCGCCCCCCGGTTCGAGGACGAGTGGCACCCCTCCGACCGCCTCTTCGCCCCCATGCGCACCACGAGCGGCTCCGGCGGCGAACTGATCGGCGTGCTCTCCGTCGACCGCCCGCGCAACGGCCGCAAGCCAGGCGCCTGGGGACGCGAAGCGCTCCAGATGTACGCGTTCCAGGCCGCCATAGCGATCAGCAACGCCCGGCTGCGCGCCAACATGCAGCGCGCCCTGGTCCGCCTCGAACGCGAGCAGCAGGCCCTGCGCGCCAGCGAGGAGAGCTTCCGGCAGGCCTTCGAGTACGCCCCCTCCGGCATGGCCATCGCCGAGATGGGCGGCGACCAGCACGGCCGCATCCTGCGCACCAACGACGCCCTCTGCCGCCTCCTGGGCCGCCCCGCCTCCGCGATGCGCCGCTACGCCTTCTCCGACCTCGTCCACCCCGAGGACATCGGCACCCTGCTGCGCACCTCGGCCGAGGGCGGCCGGGCCGAGCTGCGCCTGGGCCGCAGGGACGGCACCTACGTCTGGGTCTCGCTGCGCAACAGCGTCGTCGCGGACGCCGCCGACGGCCCCCGCTTCCTGCTCACCCACGTCGAGGACATCGAGGAGCGCAAACGCCGCGAGCTCCAGCTCGCCCACCGCGCCTCCCACGACTCCCTCACCGGCCTGCCGAACTCCGCCGAGCTGCGTGCCCGCCTCGCCGCCCGGCTCTGCAACCGCAGCGCGCAGGCCGCCGAGGTGGAGTCCATCGACGCCGCCTACGGGCACCCCGGCTACGACGCGGGCGGCCACGGCTTCGACTTCAGGCCGGGCAGCGAGATGTACGAGGGCCACGACCACCACGAGCACACGGTCGCCCCCGAGGACGACCGCGACGACGGCGCCAAGGGCCTCGCGGTCCTCTTCTGCGACCTCGACGGCTTCAAGTCGATCAACGACCGGTTCGGGCACAACGCCGGTGACGCGGTCCTCATCGAGGTCGCCAGGCGGCTGTCGGCCGCCGTCCGCGACGGCGACACCGTGGCCAGGCTCGGCGGCGACGAGTTCGTCGTCCTCGCCGACGGCCTCGGCCGGGCCGACGCCCAGGACCTCGCCGTCCGGCTGCGCAACGAGATCATCCAGCCGGTCCGGGTGGACGGCCGGGCGATGCGGGTGGGCGCCAGCTTCGGCATCGGGTGGGCGCACTGCGGAATGACGGCGGACGAAGTGTTGAAGTCCGCTGACGAGCGGATGTACGTAGAGAAACGATCTCGTCCCAAACAACACAGGCGGGCGGGATGA
- the tgmC gene encoding ATP-grasp peptide maturase system methyltransferase, translating to MTDTTPQRRALADRLVRAGVLVSPRWRAAVEAVPRELFLSPGVFLPAGDGRWRPVPETGTASAEWTRIAYLDESLTTQLDGRLTADRVGGPVDGSPTSSSTTPVTVVDMIEKLEAADGHRVLEIGTGSGYSSALMCHRLGEDNITTVEVDPAVAARADAALEAAGYSTWTVTGDGLLGHPRRAPYDRVIATCAVRRIPYAWVRQTAPGGIVLATVGGTWNYGTGLAKVTVADDGTAEGGIIGPSSFMQARSQADLPFTGDLSARTAYADSERETSLSPLLLEEWMPAFLAQLAAPGARLIRATSAEGGRLLNLVDADRESFASFTEKGGGSWTVRQGGPLALWDAVEQALSAWQDARRPGIDTVRLRITREAHTYQIEGHPALRWQHRLG from the coding sequence ATGACCGACACCACCCCGCAACGGCGCGCTCTCGCCGACCGGCTGGTCCGGGCCGGTGTTCTGGTCAGCCCCCGGTGGCGGGCCGCCGTGGAGGCCGTGCCGCGCGAGCTGTTCCTGAGTCCCGGCGTGTTCCTGCCCGCGGGCGACGGCCGGTGGCGGCCGGTGCCGGAGACGGGAACCGCGTCGGCCGAGTGGACCCGGATCGCCTACCTCGACGAGTCCTTGACCACCCAGCTCGACGGGCGTCTCACCGCCGACCGGGTCGGTGGGCCCGTCGACGGTTCGCCCACGTCGTCGTCCACCACCCCGGTCACCGTCGTCGACATGATCGAGAAGCTGGAGGCGGCCGACGGGCATCGGGTGCTGGAGATCGGGACGGGGAGCGGGTACTCCTCGGCCCTCATGTGCCACCGCCTGGGCGAGGACAACATCACCACCGTCGAGGTGGACCCGGCGGTCGCCGCGAGGGCGGACGCCGCTCTGGAGGCCGCCGGGTACTCGACATGGACCGTCACGGGGGACGGGCTCCTCGGCCATCCACGCCGCGCCCCCTACGACCGGGTCATCGCCACCTGCGCGGTCCGCCGCATCCCCTACGCCTGGGTCCGCCAGACCGCACCGGGCGGGATCGTGCTGGCCACGGTGGGCGGAACCTGGAACTACGGCACCGGACTCGCCAAGGTGACGGTCGCCGACGACGGCACGGCCGAGGGCGGCATCATCGGCCCCTCCTCGTTCATGCAGGCCAGGTCGCAGGCGGACCTGCCCTTCACCGGCGACCTGTCCGCACGCACCGCCTACGCCGACAGCGAGCGCGAGACCTCGCTTTCGCCTCTCCTGCTGGAGGAGTGGATGCCGGCTTTCCTCGCGCAACTCGCCGCACCCGGGGCGCGCTTGATCCGGGCCACTTCCGCCGAGGGCGGGCGGCTCCTGAACCTCGTCGATGCGGACCGCGAGTCGTTCGCGTCGTTCACGGAGAAGGGCGGCGGCAGTTGGACGGTGCGCCAAGGCGGCCCGCTGGCCCTGTGGGACGCCGTCGAGCAGGCACTGAGCGCTTGGCAGGACGCCCGACGGCCCGGCATCGACACCGTGCGGCTCCGGATCACGAGGGAGGCGCACACCTACCAGATCGAAGGCCACCCGGCGCTCCGGTGGCAGCACCGCCTGGGGTGA